CTTGACCCGCCAGTGATAGCCGTTTGTACATTATCAATGGTGTAGCCCTCAGCTAGACTATTGTGCGGGAAGTTATCGATCAGATCGTCTTTCTCAATGATGGGAAGTTTCGCAATATCTTTAACACCTTTGATCTGATCAATATCCACACCATGGCTATCATATTTAGCGCGATACATGGGTACATTGTTATAGGCATGGCGTACCATTTTGACAAACTTTTCATCTTTAAGTTTATTCAGCTCGTCACGATTAAGTGTTTGATTATACTTTAATTCTTGCCATATTTTGTAGCCATCAATTGATAGCTTTTCTAATTCTTTTGTCGTGAAATCTCTCATTTTTTATCAATTCCTTTAAGTTGATAGATAGCAGCTAAATAACGGCTTATATGTTTTGTGATTAATTCTGAGTTTGAGGCATGACGTAAAACTAAGGCTTGCCAATGGCTGAGGTTGCACAGCGAGTAATCGATTTGTCTGTCGCCATCAACAGCACTACAACTAAACTCAAAATGATTCAGGACATCTTGACCAAAAAAGCCGTGGCTACTAATAAACTCGCGAGGATCCTGATTATGATCATACTTACCGTTATGCAATTCAATCGCTAATAGTAATTCGATCATGTCTTTGGTTACTTGATTACCAAGCGACCCCAATGAGATTAACCTAATGTCGTCCGCCTGCTCATGTTTGGCCATATCTTGCGTTAGAGAATCTAGTAACTGAGCACTGTGTGAAGATTGATTGATCCCAGCTCGGCACATTTGAGCGATGCAGTCTTGCTCAAAACACGTTGAAAATAGTGAATCAAGTGTAGATCTAGCAACATCTTCTTTAGTGATGAAGCCAAACTGGCTTGGATGTGCGCAAAGCTCCAATTCAGCGCGGGTGTAAACGGTACTGTCTCCACAGCCAATAATGTGTGCCTTGTCTGTGGCTTCATACCCGATCAAAGCTCTCGGGATGGTCAGGCCGACAGATGCATGTGCGCTTTCATGTAAGTTAATCAACAGTTGGTGTAATGCGCCGTTAAAATAGATTTTCCACAACAGCAGATCTCCGCCACTGATAGTGGATAACCCGTGTCGGTAAGGGCAACTAACGCCCAAACCACCCGCACCACCACTGGACACCTTTTGAATGCGCTTTACGCCATGTGCAAAGGCTGCTTTTAAGCAATTAAAATAAGCAAACATCATTTCAGAGGCCTGCTCGAGTGACGTATTTTTAAATATCGGCACCAATATATTGCCAACTGGCAAGCAATCAATGATGTAATCGGGTTTTAGCGTTTGAATTAGCGCCGATAACCTGTCAAAACCTTCATTGCAGAAGATGTCAAAATGAATGATATCGACGCAGTCTTCTTGGCCCAGCTCTTTTGTCAAAGCAGTGCGCCGATGCATAGACTTACAATGCAGCGTTAACTTTTCCACGCTGTGATTCATTAGCAATCTTTGTGCACAGGCCTGCCCGACTTCCCCACATCCCAGTATCAACACATTCATATCATGCCACCTTGCAAATCCACACATAACTGTTATCAACAGCAAGTGGGATCTCTTTGGTGATACTCAAACGACTATTATCAAAAATAGACATATAATCTGCGCGGGTACGCGGGATCAATCCTTGTAGTCGATGAATATAATCAAATCCCTTTGAGAATATGTTATTAACTTCATTTGGCTTTTCACCAGTCACCGTATCGAAAATAACGATGTATTTTAGGTTTGGAAAAATCTCGCGATAGTTATTCAATAAGCGCTCTAATCGCTCGTTTGGTTCAATATGGTGTGTAAAGAAGGTAAACATAATGGCTTCGATATCTTCATGTTGACCTTCAATTTTGGTGATATCTTGTTGTTTAAATTCCACGCCATCGATCCCTGATTTGGCGAGGTTTTGATTCGCTAATGCAACCGCATTGGCATCCATGTCCATACCTATTCCCTTTAAACCAAAATTTCGGCAAAGCTTGATTAATCTGAGCCCTGCGCCACACCCCATGTCACACAGCGTGCCCGTTAATTCGAGCTCAGCAACCACTTGATCTAATTGCTTATCAATGAATGATGAGCCAATTTCCGCAGAGTGCTTTGCAACACTGCCGCCATCATAGGGAATACGATCAAGCTCCCCATCAAACATACGCTCTTGTTCACTGAGTAAATCTCGATACGCATACAGCCAAAGTTTAAATATCGGGACTTTCTTTTTAATCTTTTCACGACTTACCAATAACTGGTATTGCTCTTGCTCAGCTGAAAAAATACCGCCTTCACAAAGCGAGTTGAGAATTGCGTCTAAATACGACCCTTTGTCTTTATATACTTCCTTCAATAAATGTGCACTGACACTGTCATTTTCATCTAGGTGCTCAAAAAGCCCCATATGCTCTGCAAGCATTAATGCCTTACTGGTAATACAGCCAGAAAATGCAATATCAAGATTGTCATAAGCGCCCATGGCGACTCCTTTCATGTTGTTTAATATTGTCCACCGCTTTAGCAAGCAAAGCCTGTATTGCTTCTCGCGACTGCGCAGCAATATGCGTCGTTGCCATGAACACAGAAGGCTCTAAGGACAACAACCCGTACTGATCGTTTGCGACACCGGGAGTTTCTAGCCACTCTTGGTAATAACCATCCATGTATGCGGATCGAATCGTTTTTGTTGTCAGTGCATTCCTTAGCGCTGTCGGACAGATGACGTGTGGCGAGCTGAAGCAAAGTAGATCCAGCTCTTGATTAGCATTAGCCAAAGCTCTTTCATCAATAAATGATTGAGTTGTCTCATTGAACGTCACACTGACGACCACTAAATCACAGGTGCTCATTAGCTCCGGTAGCTCTAAAAATTCAAGCTGATGGGTATCATGTAACGCTTCTTTTGGCGACCTTGCGTGATAGTAAACAGGTTGGTCACTCACTGTGCGTATAAGTGCGAGCAAAGCACGATTAATGTTCCCAAGCCCTACCAGCCCGATTTTTGACCCTGCAAGCTCTTTGTAAGGGGTTTGAAACCAGGTACCTGCTTGCATCTTTTGCCATGAAAAATGAAACCGAGTATTGCGCATTATCATGGTCGCAAAAGCAAACTGAGCCACCGTCTGAGCATTGAGCTTAGGCGTATTCATCACCTCAACACCCTTATTAGAAGCAGCTTTAAGATCGATAAAACTACTTGTGCCAGTACCAAGCACGACAACCAGCTCAAGCACTTGAGCAGCATTTAAAAACTGCTCTGAACAATGTTCAGGACCCCCAATAATGTAATAATGACAATCCACCAGCGCTTCGATGATCTGTTGCTCATCTTTTGGCTCTTTGAGGTGACAGATTTGACAATCTAACTGCGCTAATTGAGTGATATCAACATCGCCAGTAACAAGTAGCTTTTTCATCTTACTTTTCCAAGATACGTGTTACGGCTTCTTTGAGTTTTTCGATTCCTTCATAGAACTCATTATCAGGCTTCATCAAAGAAACGCGGATAAATTGCGTATGCTGCGACTTTGAATTCCAATAAAAGAAACGCCCTGGAAGCACTGCAATATCATGCTCCTTTAGACGTGCTGCGAAACTAACATCGTCGTATCCAGTTGCACTGATGTCGATCCAACACAATGGAAGCTGGCACTTTTCATCATTATCAAAAACCTTTAAGCCTGTACCTGCCAAGGCGTCATTAATGGTTTCACTGCGTCTTCTCACTTCATTTTTAATGGTGGCATCAACACCAAACTTGGCTGTTACGGCAATAAACTCCTTTAACAATGCCAATGCAAAGTTACTGCTACACAGAAAAATCTCTTCATAGAGCAAACGCATAGTGCTACTGATCGCTTCTGAATAAACCATCAGGCTGATTTTGAGATCTTGGGTTGGCCATGTTTTCCCAGTATCTTCAATCACAACGTAATCAATGCCTGATTGTTCTAAGATTTGATAATCATCAAAGTTAGTTTTGCCATAGATCCTAAATGTTCTATCTAATAAAATCGTGATGTTGTGTGCTTTACATTGCTCAACAAGATAGACAAACTCGGACTCTGTCATCTCCAAACCTGTCGGGTTATTTGGATTGACTAGAAACAGTGCATCAATGTCACCACCACTCACTATCTGTGCTAATTGATTTTCATTTTTAAGTGCCAGCTCATCAAACGCACTAATATCAACACCACGACGTTTTAACAGCAGGTATAAATTGTCAAAAGCGGGTTCAATCAATGCGGTACGCTTATTTTCCTTATTGAGCCAAGCTGCGACGATATCAATTGAATTTGAAGCTGTCGGGCATACACTGAAATGAGTACTCGAGTGCAGTGTTGAAGAGTCAATGAGTTCAGCAAATTGGTTTTTAAACGCTTTTTCCATATCAGGGATAGAGCTCTCTATACCTTCTTGCCAATAGCGCTGTAAGTTATTGATGATATCTACATAATGTTCGTTAATATCATGGTATGCATGTCCGTCTGCAAAGTTATAGAGATAACTTAGGCCTTCGACTTCAACTTCAGTCAGACTATCGTAACGATCGGTGTTCATGATGTTTCCTTATCAAATTAATATTGTTAGCTACAGGTTTCATCCTGGACGGCGAGCATAAACTGGCGGTTTACTTGAATACTGAGTGCAATAGACTTTGTATTTCCAAGCAAATGTACTTGCTTGTCACCTATGCGGGTAAATGGGATCCCAATGCGTTTAAGAATGCGTTCAACTGCAGTTGTGGTTACCGTGACGTATTCCTTGATGCCATTTTCAATGGCATAGTCATATATGCCTTGGAATAGCTTCATTGTAATACTGCTACTTTTGTTGGTTTCAGCTTGAGCAAGATGCTTATCTACTGCAAAGCGACTTAACTCATAAACTGATTCAGAAGCAGGTATGGAGTGACCTTCAAGTAAGGTCGGAAAGGTATTTTTAAGCATATACCTTCCCAGAGTCGGCAAAATTCGCCAACATCCATAAATCTGCATGCTATTGTCTGTAACGTAGAGGTACTGCGCATTTGAATAGTCGTATTCATCAGACTCAAGTTGTAGTTCTAACTGCTTACTGGTATGTAGTTCCCACTTTAGACGTTTAACAAAAACCTGATAACGCAAACGACAAATTTGCTGATATTCTTCCTGTGGAATTGAATTATAGTTTACACATTTTGTTACGACTCTCATCGGTAGTTCTCCCCTTACGACGTACCGAAATGAGTATAAAAATTCCAAAGTATTTTGATACCTGTCAGATCTGACAGGTATTGCAAAAAACCGGATTAGCGTAACTTTGTGAGCTGTTCGCAGCAAGTTCGGGGATATTGAAGTGAAAAATGTACAATTACATACTGTATCAACCACAGTCGCGGTTCAGCGCTGACTGATACAGGTTACAGTATACCTATGCACTCACTGACGTGAAAATGAATTTTAAAATCTACAAATAGCACACCTCAGGAATAAATTAATCCAGAAAGAGCAGATGACAGATAGATATTGAGCGAGGAGCAGTTAAGATAAATGCGGCCTAAACTTATCAAACACCTGATTTGAGCTTTATGCGGCTGACTTTAAAATAAGATTCAACGGTTAAATTTAAAACCGAATCCTCTTCTCATAATAAAAAAGCCGCGACACTTTTTGGTATCACGGCTTTAAACTCGTTAAGTGCCAGTAAGTTTATTCAAACTCAATGGTGACAATCTGCTTCTGGCTTTGACCATTACTACTACTGTAAATGTAATAACTAAATGAGTCGCTTGCGCCATTTGCATTGCCATTTGGCGTATAAATAAATTCACCTGAGTATTCGCTGATGGCTACATCTCCGTAGGCAGGCGCATCTGCTAACCCAAATGTGACTCCAGTACCGCCTGGAAGCTTGCCAGCAAAAGCAGCATACTCAGTCGTAGTAAACTTAACATCAAGGCTGTTATCTACTTCAACCGCGCCAAAAATAGTACCGTTGTATCTATCAATCGCTTTATTTTTTCGGACATCTTGTTCGAAGTCGTGATACAACAGCAACTCTTGTTGACAACCTAGTTCCATTTCCTCTTTACAAGCATTTATCTCATCTTTAGATAATGCACGAGTCCATATTACTACATCATCAATATGACCTTTAAAGGTGTTCGTTGTTGTATCTGTCGAACTGAACGCGCCAATACGAAGTGGTACGTGGTTGACTACGTTACGTTTACTACCTAACGCACTACTACCAACGTCCTTGCCGTCAAGATACATTGTCACTCTCGCACTGCCTTCCCAGTCAACAACAACGGCAGCATGATACCAACGTCCGGTAGCAAGTTTTTGACCAGTCGCTTCATAACTTTTTTTACCATTGCTGGCGGCATCATGTTTCCACGTTAAACGGTTTCTTGTGTTAACACTCCACGTCCAGCCTTTATAACCACTGGCACCACCAATTTTCTTGTTAAGAATAATACGAGTTTGATCTTGTGAACCTGGTTCCAAATAGATCCAAGCTTGAGCAGTGAAGTTGTCACCACCGAAGTCAAGTGAACCATCACTAGGGTCACCAAAGTCAACGTAGTCACCATTACCATCAAGCGTTAAGTATGTATTATGCTTTTCAAGCTCTGGTCCGTTCACTAACGTCATCGTGCTCTCGCCTGTTAGATCTTCTAATTCACCGTTAACCATATTGTCAAAGTGATAGTAAGAAACTAGGTTTGAGTTACTTAATGAAGCGCCTAAGTAACGATTTGCCGCGATAGACTCTTGTGATTTTGCGTAATCCCAAATACGAACTTCATCAATATTCGCATCTAACTTCTTGCTAGTACCATCGTTGCCAGAGCCCCATACAAAGTAAACATTACTATCTTTTGCAGCATCTACTTCAGAAATAATTAGTTCACCATCTAAGTATACTGACAACTGCTGAGTCGGCTGATCATAACTCACAGCATAATGCTGCCACTGACCAACAGTGATTGTCTTAGTCGACTTATACGTGGTGTTTGTTGCTTTCACACGTAAACGACCATCAGAGAATATTCTCACCGCAGCCTTTGAAGAGTTTGCGTCTTCTGAAAAAGTGAATAAATTAGAGTTTTCTTCTGGGTTCAACGAGTTCACTTTTACCCACGCTTCAATCGTGTATGAACTGTTTGGATTAAAACCAGAGTCCATAGTTTGAATCATGCTCTGATCGGTACCGTTGATTACAATAGATTGACCAAAACCGTTCATGATAGATAAGTCTTGATGATATGGGCTTTCAACAGGGGTCCACTCACTACACTCAGGGTTACCAAAATCAGTACCATCATGCGGGGTTACACAGAAAGCCACAAAGCTATCAATGTCTTCCAATGACAAGGTGTATGATTGGTAGAATTCACCATCAATAACTTGTGCATCATCATTACTGCCTGTCGCAGATCGATACCACTGATAACGTGAGCTCTCTTCAAAATCACTTTCATGATCAGTATAAGTGTATGACGCTGATACTGTAGATTTACCGATAAAATCGCCAGCTAATATTACCGTAGAAGCCACTGGGGCATTGTTGCCATATGACAGTACCGGTTCGCCACACGCTGCACTGTTACTACATAAGTCAAATGATAACGCGGTTGTGAACGAGTTTTGCGCGATTGTGATTTCCGTTGGTCCCCCAAAGTCTGTGGTGTCATATTGGATCTCTTTTTCGCTGTCTAATAGTGGGCCATAAGAACCTTTTTCAAACATCAAACCTTGGTTACCCATAGTGTAGATGTTATCTGCGGTACAAACCGCTTCTTGCACGTTGTATTCAAACTCAAGCAATTTAAATGGCATTCTGAAAAATGCATTCATTTTCGTGCTGTTAACAAATTTTGATGCAGCATTGACGGTTAATGTCGCGTCAATCATACCGTCGTTATTAACGTCATGCGTAAGCTCTGGCGTAAAGGTAATATCTTCTTCTGGGTCAAAGTAAATCTCAGTGCCATCTTCAAGAACTAAAATAGCCGTAGATTCAATGTTCAACTCAAAGTCTTGATGTAAATCTAGCGCTGCACTTACGAAAGTATCAAGTGTACTGAATTTGTATCTGCGATATAAATCTTCACCAGCTGGTGCAAAATAGTTATCAATACATTGTTCAGACGTTCCTTCCATTGACTCCATGCCGGCTTGTGCGTGCCACTTAGTCCAGTTAGAGCCCCAGTAAATTTCTTCGGATACCCAGTCAGTTAAATCGTGACCAGCTAAGAAACGCAGCTTATCGACTTCTAAACCAATCGCTTTTTCAATCGCTTTTCTTGCGTTTGAAGGCACCTCAGCTAAAGAGTCACGTGTTAGATTCTTAATGAAATAGATGATCTGTTCATTCGTCATGTTTGCAGGAATGAAAGAGATTGTTGTCGCAGTTGGATCTGCTACATCAGTACTGATAATTTCAATACCATTAACTGCACCTTTATGAGCGTATACAACGTCAATAATATCTACGCCATTAACAAAACTCGTGCCATGAGTGATATTGTCACTCACGCCTCTAGCGTGATCTTCCGCTGTCACAACAGATAATTCGTAGAAGTTGTTTTCAATTAATGAAGTTAATTTCTCGTCGCTCAACTCACGCGTTAAATCGTAAACTTCAACACCATCGTCTAACTTGTAACACTGAGAACGATTAAGTGCATTGGCACAGTTGTCACCATATACACCAAATGATTCTGAACCGACAACTTTCTCATAAGAAGCGTAATCGATTTTGGTTTGGCCATTTAATTTTTCAAATAACGCTGACTCGTATTTGATTAAATAATCTTCAAAAATTAACTCAGCCGAGATTTGTACACCTGGAGAAGACGCAATGAAGTTTGCATTTTCACCGACGGTAAACTTGGTTGCTAAATTAACCGGCTGACCTGCTGCAATTTCATCCGGAAATCTTAAATCCATCTCAAGAGGAATGTCAGCTTCAACCCAACCGCCGAATAAGTCCATGCCGCCCACATAATGGATTTTTCCGTGTGATTCAATTCTAATAATTGCAGGATCATCAGGCAGATTTTCTTCTGGCACATTCCAAGTATGTTTAGTTTCAGTTGACGCCCACTGAGGAGAGCTCATACCTAATAATTCAAGTACTGTATTTTCGCCCCAGTAGCTACCTTCACCACTTACATCACCTTCTAACGTAATTTCCATTGAGTCCATATCTAATACGTCAACAGTAATCTGTGCGGTGTCAGTCGTATTGTATTGGTCATACACAATCACTTGTAGTGTGTAAGTTGCGGTTTTTTCAAAATCCAAACGGGAGATGGTCGGGCTAATGCTTAATATACCTGTTTGTGCATCCAATACGAGATCACCATCTTCATTACCGCTCAATATTTGGAACGTAACGAAGTCACCAACATCATTTGCATCGGCTGCAAGTATGCCAATTCCTGTGCCACTGGCAGCAATTTCACTGACAGTAAACGTTTGGTCTTCTATCGTTGGGGCATTATTAACCGTCACTGTTAAACCATCTTGCACTAACATAGTCGCTGAGCCAGACGTAAATACTTTATAAGTTACATTATCGATAACTTGTGTTGTTTCAGAGTCAACCCATTGGTTATTTGCTGCACCAACATAGTCGTCGTTGTCACCTAAAATACGTAAGTTTGAGTTACTACTCACGCTCTTATTAAGTGTAATTGAGTTAGCACCTGAACCACGGATATCAAATACTTCAACGTTACGAACACGAGAAGCTTGAGTTGCAAGGTCTAGATTAATACCTGAACCGTCAAATACTAATGTATCTGTGTTACCGCCTGCATCAATACGAGTGAAGGTGTTGTCAGAAATGTAAATAGTATCTTCACCAGGACCTGCGTAAACAGCATCGGTGCCACCGTTAGTTCGAATGACGTCGTCACCTGTACCTGTAGCAATATTATCTGCTGCCGCTGTGCCAGTGATAGTATCGTCACCGTCTGTGCCCCAAAGAGTCACTAACTTACCGTCACCATTTAGAACGTAAACCGCACCGGTGTTTTCTAAGTTGTTTTTGTTGGCAGAAGGCGCACCAAATTGAATGTCTTTGATACCGTCGCCATTGATGTCACCAGCACTTGCTATGAATTGCCCAAGTTGCTCGCCACCATTACCTTCAGAGTAAAAACCTTGTTGGGTTTCAATGATCTCACTAAGATAAACAGGCTCTGTACCTGCGCGGCCATAAACAGCGTATACCCGGCCCTTGTTATCCTCTGCAAACGGGTCACCGATAATGATGTCGTCAAAGCCGTCGCCATTTAAGTCACCTGCACCACCGATTGAACCTAAAATAACTTGTAAGTCACTATGGCCGATATTTGAAGCGTCATTGTGTATTACAAAACCGCCATTGCCATTGGCAATATCCGCAAGGTTGATTTCATCAACAACGTTAACACCACCAAAGATGATGTAAGCACGAGGGTGATCAATACCTGAGCAACAACCAGTGTCTGTCAACAATAACGCAATATCGTCAACACCATCTGCGTTCACATCACCTACGTGAGACGTGGTAAATGAAGGTAGTGCATCAAGAGTTGCATTACCAAAATCGAAACCATAATTGCCGCTGCCTTGTGGCGTGATCTTTATGCCATTGCCTGCGGATTTAATACTGTTATATTTAACAGCCTCTCCGCCTATACGGCCATAAACAACATAACTTGTACCAGAGGTATCAACAAATAAACCGTGGCTAACAATAAAGTCTGTTAAGCCATCGCTATTAAAGTCACCCGTTGGTAAAACTTGTGCGCCATAATACCAGTCGCTAAATAACTTTCGGCTTGGACGAGTAATCGCAAAACCTTGCTCGTTGTAGTCTGTTGCAACATTAGCTAACTGAACAACATTGTTGTCTTTTTTACCGTAAACAACATACGCTAGGTTTGGATCAGCTGTACCATCTTCAAGTAAATCTCTTAATGCAAAAGAGCCTGTGCCTGCTAAGAAACGCGTAACCGTTTCACCAATAACAATATCCCCCAGACCGTCACCATTCACATCGCCAACGACTAACGTACCACCAGCATAGTCTTCAGTGTATGCACCATGAATAGCAAAACCGTAATCGCTCCCACCCGCGTTCATATCAGACAATGGAATATAGTTAGTACCAGTTTTACCAAATACAACATATACTGAACCAGAGTAGTCGCCATTGGTTCCCGCGTAAGGCGCACCAACTACTACATCTGATAATCCGTCGCCGTTAATATCAACGCCACCAGCAACAGCAAAACCTGCGTTGTCGCCAGACTCAGCTCCCATGATACCAAAACCACGAGTACCACCGATCACTTCTGTTAATGATGGGAATGTGCCCGTTGCATCACTGAAAAGAACGTAAGCTGCACCGTTATCTTCGTACATAAAGGTGCCATCATTTCTATAAACATCTGCTTGAGGAGCGCCGACAATAATATCGTCGAAACCGTCACCGTTTACATCCCCTGCTGGGGCGACTGACCAACCAGCCCAGTCATCGGCTGCTAGACCATCAATGGATTGCGCATTGTTGTTTAATGAATCATTAATGTCAGTAACATTAATCGTAACTGGCATATCATAATGATTACCCGCGCCATCTGTTGCACGAACTGTCAATGAATACTGGTTATTCCCTAGTTCAAAATCTAATTGCGTTTGGTCAGCAACTTTAATTTCACCTTTAACCGGATCAACTGAGAATACCCCGGCGTCGTTACCAGAGACGATTTCATAGCTATAATGTTCTAGTGGAATATCCCAGCGACCCGCTTCAAAGACTTGATAATGCAGTTCAAACTCACCAAATCGATTTGGTACCACACTTTCATTATCACCATGCAAATATCCTTGCAGTAACATAGGCGCGACGAAATTGAAGCGTACCGCCGCATCAACGATGTCTTTATCTATTCCTACTGGTTGAACGAATACAACCGGGTTGTTATAAGATTTTGAAAAATTTATAGAAAATGGCGCTTCACTGCCTGAATCAGTGACTTTGATGACGCCCGTTTCACCCACAATCGCCAAGCTTTCTGTAAATAAAAAGCCAGAGCCTTGTAGTGCGAAGACATTGACGTTTTCAGCCGCATGGGCGTCATCATCTATGTTATCAATGTGCACTTTTATACGGTTTGCAGAGACTTCATCAATCGCCACACCGCTT
This genomic window from Pseudoalteromonas luteoviolacea contains:
- a CDS encoding pyridoxal phosphate-dependent aminotransferase, giving the protein MNTDRYDSLTEVEVEGLSYLYNFADGHAYHDINEHYVDIINNLQRYWQEGIESSIPDMEKAFKNQFAELIDSSTLHSSTHFSVCPTASNSIDIVAAWLNKENKRTALIEPAFDNLYLLLKRRGVDISAFDELALKNENQLAQIVSGGDIDALFLVNPNNPTGLEMTESEFVYLVEQCKAHNITILLDRTFRIYGKTNFDDYQILEQSGIDYVVIEDTGKTWPTQDLKISLMVYSEAISSTMRLLYEEIFLCSSNFALALLKEFIAVTAKFGVDATIKNEVRRRSETINDALAGTGLKVFDNDEKCQLPLCWIDISATGYDDVSFAARLKEHDIAVLPGRFFYWNSKSQHTQFIRVSLMKPDNEFYEGIEKLKEAVTRILEK
- a CDS encoding acyl-homoserine-lactone synthase — protein: MRVVTKCVNYNSIPQEEYQQICRLRYQVFVKRLKWELHTSKQLELQLESDEYDYSNAQYLYVTDNSMQIYGCWRILPTLGRYMLKNTFPTLLEGHSIPASESVYELSRFAVDKHLAQAETNKSSSITMKLFQGIYDYAIENGIKEYVTVTTTAVERILKRIGIPFTRIGDKQVHLLGNTKSIALSIQVNRQFMLAVQDETCS
- a CDS encoding 2-hydroxyacid dehydrogenase, yielding MKKLLVTGDVDITQLAQLDCQICHLKEPKDEQQIIEALVDCHYYIIGGPEHCSEQFLNAAQVLELVVVLGTGTSSFIDLKAASNKGVEVMNTPKLNAQTVAQFAFATMIMRNTRFHFSWQKMQAGTWFQTPYKELAGSKIGLVGLGNINRALLALIRTVSDQPVYYHARSPKEALHDTHQLEFLELPELMSTCDLVVVSVTFNETTQSFIDERALANANQELDLLCFSSPHVICPTALRNALTTKTIRSAYMDGYYQEWLETPGVANDQYGLLSLEPSVFMATTHIAAQSREAIQALLAKAVDNIKQHERSRHGRL
- a CDS encoding class I SAM-dependent methyltransferase, translating into MGAYDNLDIAFSGCITSKALMLAEHMGLFEHLDENDSVSAHLLKEVYKDKGSYLDAILNSLCEGGIFSAEQEQYQLLVSREKIKKKVPIFKLWLYAYRDLLSEQERMFDGELDRIPYDGGSVAKHSAEIGSSFIDKQLDQVVAELELTGTLCDMGCGAGLRLIKLCRNFGLKGIGMDMDANAVALANQNLAKSGIDGVEFKQQDITKIEGQHEDIEAIMFTFFTHHIEPNERLERLLNNYREIFPNLKYIVIFDTVTGEKPNEVNNIFSKGFDYIHRLQGLIPRTRADYMSIFDNSRLSITKEIPLAVDNSYVWICKVA